The Carassius carassius chromosome 2, fCarCar2.1, whole genome shotgun sequence genome has a segment encoding these proteins:
- the LOC132106659 gene encoding sal-like protein 1, protein MSRRKQAKPQHFQSDSQPVLTEHNGDTRTHPDDSPCKESGAHVCSRCCAEFFELSDLEQHQKNCTKNQLVLIVNENPVSPSGTFSPGSSPHNPDEQMNGTTNNTDQAELTDLLEQNVLDKEEAMDTEMSGVSAPHNDGSGHIAGGSPLSSVGSSHGALSSTGSNMGNSVISASLPQLGNLTELGNFSMINSNVIIENLQSTKVAVAQFSQETRAAGGQRVAVPPLMEQLLALQQQQIHQLQLIEQIRHQILLLASQSPELQTPPNSSPVTLGSGTSPLTTLSSHLSQQLAAAAGLAQSIASQSASISSLKQMANVVQLPQNSSSVGESSQNLGASGPVTVNAQPSDKRPGNAGSLHPQLGNPSIAMSSTPAFAMGSLLNPVANTLLPQSPPGNTIFSSALPSVGTTVEDLNSLAALAQQRKGKPPNVSSFEPKSSSEDTFFKHKCRFCGKVFGSDSALQIHLRSHTGERPYKCNICGNRFSTRGNLKVHFQRHKEKYPHIQMNPYPVPEHLDNIPTSTGIPYGMSMPPEKPVTSWLDSKPVLSTLTSSVGMLLPPTIPSLPPFIKKEDNNSVAISSHSHSAKSDSGPADAPMKNRDSLLEEGESTTLPTSNEKVEEINRSSGLMTNMSSAVEGTIEYTTSNSPPMATNPLMPLMSEQFKAKFPFGGLLDPLQGSETSKLQQLVENIDRKVTDPNECVICHRVLSCHSALKMHYRTHTGERPFKCKVCGRAFTTKGNLKTHYSVHRAMPPLRVQHSCPICQKKFTNAVVLQQHIRMHMGGQIPNTPLPDNYPESMGSDAGSFDERNFDDLDNFSDENMEGIEDGPDSSIPDTPKSADASQDSLCSSPTPQESLIMENQEKSANQGAKDEVYFDQGKSVENGVVEGDRLTNDSSSLGGDIESQSAGSPAVSESTFSMQAPSPSNGTIQQQKSPSLEDRQQRALLLDHISAGLMQSHSASPGALDLTSVNSSKDPLSMLFPFRDRGTLKNTACDICGKTFACQSALDIHYRSHTKERPFLCTICNRGFSTRGNLKQHMLTHQMRDLPSQLFEPNTSLASSPTPSLLSVGPLSSMMKTEVNGFLHGLQPEVKDLPSSLVTSSASTSPVLSTAPPRRMPKQHYCTTCGKTFSSSSALQIHERTHTGEKPFACTICGRAFTTKGNLKVHMGTHMWNSAPARRGRRLSIDGPIAFLGTNPVKFPELFQKDLTGRAGNGDPTSFWNQYAAAFSNGLAMKTNEISVIQNGGLPPPLSGSVGNGGSSPIGGLTGSMEKLHNSEPNPSLAGLEKMANTENGTHFRFTRFMEDKEIVTN, encoded by the exons ATGTCGCGGAGGAAACAAGCGAAGCCGCAGCATTTCCAGTCCGACTCGCAGCCGGTCCTAACCGAGCACAATG GGGACACAAGGACCCACCCGGACGACTCCCCCTGTAAAGAATCGGGTGCCCATGTCTGCAGCAGATGTTGCGCAGAGTTCTTTGAACTATCGGATCTTGAACAACACCAGAAGAATTGCACTAAGAATCAATTAGTTCTAATCGTGAATGAAAATCCAGTGTCTCCTTCCGGAACCTTCTCCCCAGGCTCCTCTCCTCATAATCCTGATGAGCAGATGAATGGTACAACTAATAACACAGATCAAGCAGAGTTGACTGACCTTTTGGAGCAGAACGTACTTGACAAAGAGGAGGCCATGGACACTGAGATGTCAGGAGTCTCTGCACCCCATAATGATGGAAGTGGACATATTGCTGGTGGCAGCCCACTCAGTAGTGTTGGAAGCAGCCATGGAGCTCTGAGCAGCACTGGGTCCAACATGGGGAACTCTGTCATCTCTGCCTCACTACCTCAGCTGGGTAACTTGACTGAGCTGGGCAATTTTTCCATGATCAACAGCAATGTCATTATTGAAAACCTACAAAGCACCAAAGTGGCTGTGGCTCAGTTTTCTCAAGAGACCAGAGCAGCAGGGGGGCAAAGGGTGGCTGTACCACCCCTCATGGAGCAGCTTCTGgccctacagcagcagcagatccatcagctacAGCTCATAGAGCAGATTCGTCACCAGATTCTTCTGCTAGCCTCACAGTCACCTGAGCTCCAAACACCGCCTAATTCTTCCCCTGTGACTTTAGGTTCAGGTACTAGCCCACTAACCACTCTTAGTTCCCATTTATCTCAACAGTTGGCAGCTGCTGCAGGGTTAGCACAGAGCATAGCTAGCCAATCTGCAAGCATTAGCAGTTTGAAACAGATGGCTAATGTTGTGCAGTTACCTCAGAACAGTTCCAGTGTGGGAGAGTCATCTCAAAACCTTGGAGCATCAGGGCCAGTTACAGTTAATGCCCAACCTTCAGACAAAAGGCCAGGTAATGCAGGAAGCTTGCATCCACAGTTAGGAAATCCATCAATTGCAATGTCATCCACACCAGCCTTTGCAATGGGAAGCCTTTTGAATCCTGTGGCTAATACCCTTCTACCTCAGTCCCCACCAGGCAACACAATATTTTCCAGTGCATTGCCCAGTGTCGGTACTACAGTTGAGGATCTCAACTCACTGGCTGCACTTGCTCAGCAAAGAAAAGGCAAGCCACCTAATGTCTCTTCTTTTGAACCGAAGAGTAGCTCTGAGGATACATTTTTCAAACATAAGTGCAGGTTTTGTGGCAAGGTGTTTGGTAGTGACAGTGCTTTGCAGATTCACTTACGTTCTCACACAGGTGAGAGACCATACAAATGCAACATATGTGGCAACCGGTTTTCCACCCGTGGAAACTTGAAAGTTCATTTTCAGCGTCATAAAGAGAAGTATCCACACATTCAGATGAACCCATATCCTGTCCCAGAGCATCTAGACAATATTCCTACGAGTACTGGCATTCCCTATGGTATGTCTATGCCTCCTGAGAAGCCAGTAACTAGCTGGCTGGATAGTAAACCTGTTCTGTCAACTCTGACGTCTTCTGTTGGCATGTTACTTCCACCAACTATACCAAGCCTGCCTCCATTCATCAAGAAGGAAGATAATAACTCAGTGGCTATAAGCAGCCATTCTCATTCTgctaaaagcgactcaggtcctGCTGATGCACCCATGAAGAACAGAGATAGTTTGTTGGAAGAAGGTGAGAGCACAACCCTGCCTACCTCAAATGAAAAAGTTGAAGAAATCAACCGTTCATCCGGTTTAATGACAAACATGAGCTCTGCAGTAGAGGGTACTATTGAGTACACCACCTCCAACAGCCCTCCAATGGCCACTAACCCACTCATGCCCCTGATGTCAGAACAGTTCAAAGCTAAGTTTCCTTTTGGGGGTCTCCTTGATCCTCTCCAAGGTTCAGAAACATCTAAGCTTCAGCAACTCGTTGAGAACATTGACAGGAAAGTGACAGACCCTAATGAGTGTGTTATCTGCCACCGTGTTCTTAGTTGCCATAGTGCACTCAAAATGCACTACCGCACACACACCGGGGAGAGGCCTTTCAAATGTAAAGTGTGTGGTCGTGCCTTCACCACCAAGGGCAACCTCAAGACTCATTACAGTGTCCATCGAGCTATGCCGCCCCTGAGGGTCCAGCATTCTTGTCCTATTTGCCAGAAGAAGTTCACAAATGCTGTTGTACTTCAGCAGCACATTCGCATGCACATGGGTGGACAGATCCCTAACACCCCTCTTCCTGACAACTATCCAGAATCCATGGGATCAGATGCTGGCTCCTTTGATGAGAGAAACTTTGATGATCTTGACAACTTCTCTGATGAAAACATGGAAGGAATCGAGGATGGACCAGACAGCAGCATTCCAGACACACCAAAGTCAGCTGATGCATCTCAAGACAGCCTCTGTTCATCCCCTACTCCACAAGAGTCTTTAATCATGGAGAACCAGGAGAAGAGCGCCAACCAGGGAGCAAAAGATGAAGTGTACTTTGATCAAGGAAAATCAGTGGAGAATGGAGTAGTGGAAGGAGATAGACTCACAAATGACTCCTCTTCACTTGGAGGTGACATAGAAAGCCAAAGTGCTGGAAGTCCAGCTGTATCTGAATCTACCTTTTCCATGCAAGCTCCATCACCCTCTAATGGTACTATCCAACAGCAAAAGTCTCCTAGTCTGGAGGATCGGCAGCAGAGGGCATTGTTATTGGACCACATCAGTGCGGGTCTCATGCAGTCTCATTCTGCCAGTCCTGGAGCTCTGGATCTTACTTCAGTTAACTCATCAAAAGATCCTCTTAGTATGCTTTTCCCCTTCCGTGATCGAGGCACCTTGAAGAATACAGCATGTGACATCTGTGGCAAAACATTTGCCTGCCAGAGTGCCTTGGACATCCATTACCGAAGCCATACCAAAGAGAGACCATTCCTTTGCACAATATGCAACCGGGGCTTTTCCACAAGGGGGAACTTGAAGCAACATATGCTGACTCACCAGATGCGAGATTTGCCCTCCCAGCTCTTTGAGCCTAACACCAGTCTTGCCTCCAGCCCAACTCCATCCCTTCTGTCTGTTGGACCCTTGTCCTCTATGATGAAGACTGAGGTTAACGGCTTTCTGCATGGTCTTCAACCTGAAGTAAAAGACTTGCCCTCCTCACTGGTGACCTCATCTGCTTCCACCTCTCCAGTACTTTCGACTGCCCCACCACGGAGAATGCCTAAGCAGCACTACTGTACCACTTGTGGGAAGACATTTTCCTCATCCAGTGCTCTGCAAATCCATGAGAGAACCCATACGGGAGAAAAGCCCTTTGCTTGCACCATCTGTGGACGAGCATTTACCACCAAAGGAAATCTCAAG GTGCATATGGGTACCCACATGTGGAACAGTGCTCCTGCACGACGTGGTCGCAGGCTTTCAATAGATGGTCCCATAGCTTTCCTTGGCACCAACCCTGTAAAGTTCCCTGAGCTCTTCCAAAAGGACCTAACTGGTAGGGCTGGAAACGGAGACCCAACAAGCTTTTGGAATCAGTATGCTGCTGCTTTCTCTAATGGCCTGGCCATGAAGACCAACGAGATCTCTGTAATCCAGAATGGAGGCCTGCCCCCTCCACTGTCAGGGAGTGTGGGCAATGGGGGCAGTTCTCCGATCGGAGGTTTGACAGGCAGCATGGAAAAGCTGCATAACTCTGAGCCCAATCCTTCTCTGGCTGGCCTAGAAAAAATGGCCAACACAGAGAATGGGACTCACTTCCGCTTCACACGCTTCATGGAGGACAAGGAGATAGTGACCAACTAG